From Desulfovibrio sp. X2, one genomic window encodes:
- a CDS encoding Nif11-like leader peptide family natural product precursor → MSIESAKAYMQRMRDDAAFKAAVEDRADHEARWEYIRSEGYDFTFREFDAAQVELMAALGTDEPVKGKG, encoded by the coding sequence ATGTCCATCGAGAGCGCCAAGGCCTACATGCAGCGCATGCGGGACGACGCGGCCTTCAAGGCGGCCGTGGAGGACAGGGCCGACCACGAGGCCCGCTGGGAGTACATCAGGTCCGAAGGCTACGACTTCACCTTCAGGGAGTTCGACGCGGCGCAGGTGGAGCTCATGGCCGCGCTGGGCACGGACGAGCCCGTCAAGGGCAAGGGCTGA
- a CDS encoding sigma-54-dependent Fis family transcriptional regulator, which yields MEVLHPEKFSPREFPMDEYWKVIIDTIQDGVMVVAPDGRIRWVNEAFERISGYSLAELSGRSCAVLECSACVVAREKGKQDGDCHFCAMFRRGELRGQRCVLRRKDGRMLHVLKNASVLKDAAGGVRGAVETVTDVSELVDKETQIETIRRELDSEERFHGLIGRSAAMQRVFDLILDAAQSDAPVIVYGESGTGKELAARAVHEAGQRSSGPFVKVNCAALNESLLESELFGHVRGAYTGAHRDRVGRFEAAHTGDIFLDEIGDLPLSTQVKLLRVLEDKVIERVGDQRPIPVDARIISATNRDLPALIAKGSFREDFYYRINVIPIWMPPLRERAEDIPLLATSFFQRIRLRSGKAIEGVSHRAMEALLAYDWPGNVRELRSAFEYAFVSCRGAVIEPEDLPPAVVRRTPPCLVPAPGPTPGPTPGPEETGETQPAEQAEGLGDLEAIKRQRLVQALRRTGGNRSAAARLLGISRTSVWSQMKRFGLAEGTAQGTAVGKTGED from the coding sequence ATGGAAGTGCTGCACCCCGAGAAGTTTTCCCCAAGGGAATTCCCCATGGACGAGTACTGGAAGGTGATCATCGACACCATCCAGGACGGCGTCATGGTCGTGGCCCCGGACGGCCGCATCCGGTGGGTCAACGAGGCCTTCGAGCGCATCTCCGGCTACTCCCTGGCCGAGCTCTCCGGCCGCTCCTGCGCGGTGCTCGAGTGCTCGGCCTGCGTGGTGGCGCGCGAAAAGGGCAAGCAGGACGGGGACTGCCACTTCTGCGCCATGTTCCGCCGCGGCGAGCTTCGGGGCCAGCGCTGCGTGCTCAGGCGCAAGGACGGCCGGATGCTGCACGTGCTGAAGAACGCCTCGGTGCTGAAGGACGCGGCGGGCGGGGTGCGCGGCGCGGTGGAGACCGTGACCGACGTGAGCGAGCTGGTGGACAAGGAGACGCAGATCGAGACCATCCGCCGCGAGCTCGACTCCGAGGAGCGCTTCCACGGCCTCATCGGCCGCTCCGCCGCCATGCAGCGCGTCTTCGACCTGATCCTGGACGCCGCGCAGTCCGACGCGCCGGTCATCGTCTACGGCGAGTCCGGCACGGGCAAGGAGCTGGCCGCGCGCGCCGTGCACGAGGCCGGGCAGCGAAGCTCCGGCCCCTTCGTCAAGGTCAACTGCGCGGCGCTCAACGAGTCCCTGCTGGAGTCCGAGCTCTTCGGCCACGTGCGCGGGGCCTACACCGGCGCGCACCGCGACCGCGTGGGCCGCTTCGAGGCCGCGCACACGGGCGACATATTCCTCGACGAGATCGGCGACCTGCCGCTCTCCACCCAGGTGAAGCTCCTGCGCGTGCTCGAGGACAAGGTCATCGAGCGCGTGGGCGACCAGCGGCCCATCCCCGTGGACGCGCGCATCATCTCGGCCACCAACCGCGACCTGCCCGCGCTCATCGCCAAGGGCTCGTTCCGTGAGGACTTCTACTACCGCATCAACGTCATCCCCATCTGGATGCCGCCGCTCAGGGAGCGCGCCGAGGACATTCCGCTGCTCGCCACCTCCTTTTTCCAGCGTATCAGGCTTCGCAGCGGCAAGGCCATCGAGGGCGTCTCGCACCGCGCCATGGAGGCGCTCCTGGCCTACGACTGGCCGGGCAACGTGCGCGAGCTCAGGAGCGCCTTCGAGTACGCCTTCGTCTCCTGCCGGGGCGCGGTGATCGAGCCCGAGGACCTGCCCCCGGCCGTGGTGCGCCGCACGCCGCCGTGCCTTGTTCCGGCTCCCGGGCCGACGCCCGGGCCGACCCCCGGTCCGGAGGAGACGGGCGAGACGCAGCCCGCCGAGCAGGCCGAAGGCCTCGGCGACCTCGAGGCCATCAAGCGGCAGCGCCTCGTCCAGGCCCTGCGCCGCACCGGGGGCAACCGCTCGGCCGCGGCCAGGCTCCTCGGCATCTCGCGCACCAGCGTCTGGAGCCAGATGAAGCGCTTCGGCCTTGCCGAGGGCACCGCCCAGGGCACTGCCGTGGGCAAGACCGGCGAGGACTGA
- a CDS encoding sulfurtransferase TusA family protein: MSDVDLASIATAAVADARGSACPGPLLEAKKGIGKVKVGEVLEVYSNDSGTRTDIPAWAAKVGHEYLGLVAADGYDKHYVRRKK, translated from the coding sequence ATGTCCGACGTCGATCTCGCCTCCATCGCCACCGCGGCAGTCGCCGACGCCAGGGGCAGCGCCTGCCCCGGCCCGCTCCTCGAAGCCAAAAAGGGCATCGGCAAGGTCAAGGTGGGCGAGGTGCTGGAGGTCTACTCCAACGACTCCGGCACGCGCACCGACATCCCGGCCTGGGCCGCCAAGGTGGGCCACGAGTACCTCGGGCTCGTCGCGGCCGACGGCTACGACAAGCACTACGTGCGCAGGAAGAAGTAG
- a CDS encoding hydrogenase iron-sulfur subunit, translating into MATATRPAVPTGSKILILATESCAYPGADSVGQAHSSYPANTYILRVRAPVLFPERFYLDCFRKGIAGIIVMSCGEECPYEGAYKAMARRLDRVYALMKEEGLDIRRLRLTAICTVCNRAFLNEVNQMNAVVQELGPPVFGKPLDADASQDAQTAGGRA; encoded by the coding sequence ATGGCGACCGCCACCCGCCCGGCAGTCCCGACCGGGAGCAAGATCCTGATCCTGGCCACGGAGAGCTGCGCCTATCCCGGCGCGGACTCCGTGGGCCAGGCCCATTCGAGCTACCCGGCGAACACCTACATCCTGCGCGTGCGCGCGCCGGTGCTCTTTCCGGAGCGCTTCTACCTCGACTGCTTCCGCAAGGGCATCGCGGGCATCATCGTCATGTCCTGCGGCGAGGAGTGCCCCTACGAGGGCGCCTACAAGGCCATGGCCCGGCGGCTGGACCGCGTCTACGCGCTGATGAAGGAAGAGGGGCTGGACATCCGGCGGCTGCGGCTCACGGCCATCTGCACCGTGTGCAACCGGGCCTTCCTGAACGAGGTCAACCAGATGAACGCCGTGGTCCAGGAGCTCGGCCCGCCGGTCTTCGGGAAGCCGCTGGACGCGGACGCGTCGCAGGACGCGCAGACTGCGGGAGGCCGGGCATGA
- a CDS encoding FAD-dependent oxidoreductase, which produces MSAPNAREFDTLVVGGGIAGLQAALDLADQGFSVAVVEKDASIGGKMIRLSKVFPTLDCASCITTPKMAAAAHHPRITLFTLCDLQSLSSGNGGAFPVAARVRQNPRYVDMDACIGCRKCEYACPVYVKDAEQGGFSARKAVRIPFSNAIPQKALLDVANCMLCGKCASVCPTNAIRYDEEPREFELAARTAIVASGFELTGIGDKNLYGRGSIPNVVDSLQMERLLAPHGPYNRVLRPSDGKEPASIAYVQCAGSRDQSQGIPYCSRVCCMYAVKQAMLLSGALPLADVTVYYMDIRAFGKNYEQFFQNAKAMGIEFVKAKAASLAPGEDGGVAVRYEDQSGDGTAVREHDMVVLSLGMVPGWQPGAECAVPLAEDGFVRTIRPSTSPTLTDIPGVFVAGVAAGPKDIVDSIAEAGAAAMQAAAHMTEQAARVANANGEARS; this is translated from the coding sequence ATGAGCGCTCCGAACGCGCGCGAATTCGACACCCTGGTGGTGGGCGGGGGCATAGCGGGCCTTCAGGCCGCGCTGGACCTCGCGGACCAGGGCTTTTCCGTGGCCGTGGTCGAGAAGGACGCCTCCATCGGCGGCAAGATGATCCGCCTCTCCAAGGTCTTCCCCACGCTCGACTGCGCGAGCTGCATCACCACGCCCAAGATGGCCGCCGCGGCCCACCATCCGCGTATCACCCTCTTCACACTGTGCGACCTGCAAAGCCTCTCCTCCGGCAACGGCGGCGCATTCCCCGTCGCGGCCCGGGTGCGGCAGAACCCGCGCTACGTGGACATGGACGCCTGCATCGGCTGCCGCAAGTGCGAGTACGCCTGCCCGGTCTACGTGAAGGACGCGGAGCAGGGCGGCTTCTCGGCGCGCAAGGCCGTGCGCATCCCCTTTTCCAACGCCATCCCCCAGAAGGCGCTGCTCGACGTCGCGAACTGCATGCTCTGCGGCAAGTGCGCCTCTGTCTGCCCCACGAACGCCATCCGCTACGACGAGGAGCCGCGCGAGTTCGAGCTTGCCGCGCGCACCGCGATCGTGGCCTCGGGCTTCGAGCTGACCGGGATCGGCGACAAGAACCTCTACGGCCGGGGCTCGATTCCGAACGTCGTCGACTCGCTGCAGATGGAGCGCCTGCTGGCCCCGCACGGCCCGTACAACCGCGTGCTCAGGCCCTCGGACGGCAAGGAGCCCGCCTCCATCGCCTACGTGCAGTGCGCGGGCTCGCGAGATCAAAGCCAGGGCATCCCCTACTGCTCGCGCGTGTGCTGCATGTACGCCGTGAAGCAGGCCATGCTGCTCTCCGGCGCCCTGCCCCTGGCGGACGTGACCGTCTACTACATGGACATCCGCGCCTTCGGAAAGAACTACGAGCAGTTCTTCCAGAACGCCAAGGCCATGGGCATCGAGTTCGTGAAGGCCAAGGCCGCGAGCCTGGCCCCGGGCGAGGACGGCGGCGTGGCCGTGCGCTACGAGGACCAGTCGGGTGACGGCACGGCCGTGCGCGAGCACGACATGGTGGTCCTCTCCCTGGGCATGGTGCCCGGCTGGCAGCCCGGCGCCGAATGCGCCGTGCCCCTGGCCGAGGACGGCTTCGTGCGCACCATCCGGCCCAGCACCTCGCCCACCCTGACGGACATTCCGGGCGTCTTCGTGGCCGGGGTGGCGGCCGGGCCCAAGGACATCGTGGACAGCATCGCCGAGGCCGGGGCCGCGGCCATGCAGGCCGCGGCGCACATGACCGAGCAGGCGGCCAGGGTCGCGAACGCGAACGGGGAGGCCCGGTCATGA
- a CDS encoding CoB--CoM heterodisulfide reductase iron-sulfur subunit A family protein: MSTSGNTPSEHKGAARVGVYLCRCGGNISDHVDVDAVRERLAAVPGVAAARVNTFMCSDPGQQMIMEDLQSGLVDRVVVASCAPSLHETTFRAAIERAGANPYLYEHANIREQVSWVHHGEAATDKATLLVAAAAAKAAGLWPLEPIRVPARRHVTVVGGGAAGMRAALDLAGRGIPVALVEKSPFLGGGLARLSRVSPTGRSGEELVRELADAVLANPLIAVHSCAEVAGFSGYVGNFSLSVRRTPPDVLPDIGPSSLPEPGGYVPFAGVPAEAVPEAEETLALETGSVLLATGFSSYRPQSGEYGAGELPEVVTLPEFARLLGQGEGDKELAVNGRPVRSLALIHCVGSRQIPGIHEEREDGTLNEYCSRVCCTAALTAAVTVRERFPETRVYDLFRDIRTYGRGQEDIYTKAAQSGVVFMRFEAEEPPVVEKADGGGTPLRVRVRDTLTFGEELAVPVDLVVLATGMEPAPVGDLVEMMKLPVGADRFLLEVHPKLRPVELPTAGLLLAGTCQAPMDSGEACNTASAAAAKAAILLDRGEVSLNPFVATVDLARCVGTGACPGFCVDACLKEDALRMVEVEQDGTTVSRAQVEPALCMGCGACVAVCPKQAIEVSGWALSQYEAMVDAIVDDTVLGNTVLGAPESASESLPDPEEVSA; this comes from the coding sequence ATGAGCACGTCAGGCAACACGCCTTCGGAGCACAAGGGCGCGGCCAGGGTCGGCGTCTACCTCTGCCGCTGCGGCGGAAACATCTCCGACCACGTGGACGTGGACGCGGTGCGCGAGCGCCTGGCGGCCGTGCCCGGCGTGGCTGCGGCCCGGGTGAACACCTTCATGTGCTCGGACCCCGGGCAGCAGATGATCATGGAGGACCTGCAAAGCGGCCTGGTGGACCGCGTGGTCGTGGCCTCCTGCGCCCCGAGCCTGCACGAGACGACCTTCCGCGCCGCCATCGAGCGCGCGGGCGCCAACCCCTATCTCTACGAGCACGCCAACATCCGCGAGCAGGTCAGCTGGGTGCACCACGGCGAGGCGGCCACGGACAAGGCCACGCTGCTCGTGGCCGCGGCCGCGGCCAAGGCCGCGGGGCTCTGGCCGCTCGAACCCATCCGCGTCCCGGCCCGCCGCCACGTGACCGTGGTCGGCGGCGGCGCGGCGGGCATGCGCGCGGCCCTGGACCTGGCCGGGCGCGGCATCCCCGTGGCCCTGGTGGAGAAGTCGCCCTTCCTCGGCGGCGGCCTCGCGCGCCTCTCCCGCGTCTCGCCCACGGGCCGAAGCGGCGAGGAGCTGGTGCGCGAGCTGGCCGACGCGGTGCTCGCGAACCCCCTGATCGCGGTGCACTCCTGCGCCGAGGTCGCGGGCTTCTCCGGCTACGTGGGCAACTTCAGCCTCTCCGTGCGCCGCACGCCCCCGGACGTTCTGCCGGACATCGGGCCCTCAAGCCTGCCGGAGCCCGGCGGCTACGTGCCCTTTGCGGGCGTGCCGGCCGAGGCCGTGCCAGAGGCCGAAGAGACGCTTGCGCTCGAGACCGGATCCGTGCTCCTGGCCACGGGCTTTTCCTCCTACCGGCCGCAGAGCGGCGAATACGGCGCGGGCGAGCTGCCCGAGGTGGTGACCCTGCCCGAGTTCGCGCGCCTGCTCGGCCAAGGCGAAGGGGACAAGGAACTGGCGGTGAACGGCCGCCCGGTGCGCTCCCTGGCCCTGATCCACTGCGTGGGCAGCCGCCAGATCCCCGGCATCCACGAGGAGCGCGAGGACGGGACCCTGAACGAGTACTGCTCGCGCGTCTGCTGCACCGCAGCGCTGACCGCGGCTGTGACCGTGCGCGAACGCTTCCCCGAAACCCGCGTCTACGACCTCTTCCGCGACATCCGCACCTACGGACGCGGCCAGGAGGACATCTACACCAAGGCCGCTCAGAGCGGCGTGGTCTTCATGCGCTTCGAGGCCGAGGAGCCGCCCGTGGTCGAGAAGGCCGACGGCGGCGGCACGCCGCTTCGCGTGCGCGTCAGGGACACCCTGACCTTCGGCGAGGAGCTCGCGGTCCCCGTGGACCTCGTGGTCCTGGCCACGGGCATGGAGCCCGCGCCTGTCGGCGACCTCGTGGAGATGATGAAGCTGCCCGTGGGCGCGGACCGTTTCCTGCTCGAGGTGCACCCCAAGCTCCGCCCGGTGGAGCTGCCCACCGCAGGGCTGCTGCTCGCAGGCACCTGCCAGGCGCCCATGGACTCCGGCGAGGCCTGCAACACGGCCTCGGCCGCTGCGGCCAAGGCCGCCATCCTGCTCGACCGGGGCGAGGTCAGCCTGAACCCCTTCGTGGCCACGGTGGACCTTGCCCGCTGCGTGGGCACCGGCGCCTGCCCCGGCTTCTGCGTGGACGCCTGTCTCAAGGAAGACGCCCTGCGCATGGTGGAGGTGGAGCAGGACGGAACCACCGTCTCCCGCGCCCAGGTGGAGCCCGCGCTGTGCATGGGCTGCGGCGCCTGCGTCGCGGTCTGCCCTAAGCAGGCCATCGAGGTCTCCGGCTGGGCCCTCTCCCAGTACGAGGCCATGGTCGACGCCATCGTCGACGATACGGTCCTCGGGAACACGGTTCTCGGCGCGCCCGAATCCGCTTCCGAATCCCTGCCCGACCCCGAGGAGGTGAGCGCATGA